One window from the genome of Eucalyptus grandis isolate ANBG69807.140 chromosome 7, ASM1654582v1, whole genome shotgun sequence encodes:
- the LOC104453061 gene encoding serine carboxypeptidase-like 18, translating to MTKIFLHLLLLVAFSANAALGAQIVKTLPGYDGELPFTLETGYISVADAEMFYYFIESEGNPKEDPLLLWYSGGPGCSAFNGLIFENGPLQFNITEYEGGVPQLEYYPYSWTKTASVLFVDAPVGTGFSYSTTASGWYTSDTQAGWQTYKFLRKWLIQHPQYLKLQLFIGVDSYSGISGSLLVNHIVNENEAGSVPRLNLKGYILGCPRIDADINDNSKIIFSHRIGLINDELYETLKESCNASYTDIDESTSSPECYEAYEFYSRLIKDINKNDILEPKCVWASPKSGGELSYRSLEENPDNFILSPPKIPEFWCHNFNYAMSYWWANDQGVQEALGVRLGTVGDWVRCNKSLQYTMDVSSVLDVHQNLSTKGLQVLVYNGDHDLTIPSTGTQQWVKVLDLTIVNDWRPWLVDGQIAGYTIKYSEHGYRLTYVSLKGAGHSPQEYKRRECYEMFRRFIHYYPI from the exons ATGACCAAGATTTTCTTGCATTTGCTGCTTCTTGTGGCCTTCTCGGCCAATGCAGCTTTGGGAGCCCAGATCGTCAAGACTCTTCCTGGTTATGATGGTGAACTTCCCTTTACGCTTGAGACTGG GTACATCTCTGTTGCGGATGCGGAGATGTTCTACTACTTCATTGAATCAGAGGGAAACCCTAAAGAAGACCCTCTTTTGCTCTGGTACAGTGGAGGCCCTGGTTGCTCTGCTTTTAATGGcctcatttttgaaaatg gtcCGTTACAATTCAACATCACTGAATATGAAGGAGGTGTGCCACAGCTGGAGTACTATCCATACTCTTGGACAAAG ACAGCAAGCGTTTTGTTCGTTGATGCACCAGTCGGTACTGGCTTCTCTTATTCCACAACTGCCTCTGGTTGGTACACCTCAGACACACAAGCTGGCTGGCAAACCTATAAGTTCTTGAGAAAA TGGCTGATTCAACACCCACAGTATTTGAAACTCCAATTATTTATTGGCGTTGATTCTTATTCGGGCATTTCTGGCAGTCTCCTAGTCAATCATATTGTAAATG AAAATGAAGCTGGTTCTGTCCCGCGCTTGAATCTCAAG GGTTACATTCTTGGATGCCCACGAATTGATGCAGACATTAACGACAactcaaaaattatattttctcatCGGATTGGCCTTATAAATGATGAGCTCTATGAG ACGTTGAAGGAGAGTTGCAATGCTAGTTACACTGACATCGATGAAAGCACATCCTCCCCTGAATGCTATGAGGCATATGAATTTTATTCTCGG CTTATCAAAGACATAAACAAAAACGACATTTTGGAGCCTAAATGCGTCTGGGCATCCCCTAAATCCGGTGGAGAGCTCAGTTATAGATCTCTCGAAGAGAACCCCGATAACTTCATTCTCTCGCCTCCCAAGATCCCTGAATTTTGGTGCCAC AACTTCAACTATGCCATGTCCTACTGGTGGGCAAACGATCAAGGCGTTCAGGAAGCTCTTGGCGTGCGGCTG GGAACAGTTGGCGACTGGGTTAGATGTAACAAGTCACTGCAGTACACAATGGATGTAAGCAGTGTCCTCGATGTTCACCAGAACCTCAGCACCAAAGGGTTGCAAGTTCTCGTATACAA TGGCGATCACGACCTCACCATCCCAAGCACCGGAACGCAACAGTGGGTCAAGGTGCTTGACCTGACGATTGTGAATGATTGGCGACCGTGGCTTGTCGATGGCCAGATTGCCGG TTATACCATCAAGTATTCGGAACACGGTTACAGACTGACCTATGTTAGTCTCAAG GGGGCTGGTCATTCGCCTCAAGAGTACAAGCGACGAGAGTGTTACGAGATGTTTCGAAGGTTCATCCATTACTATCCAATCTAA
- the LOC120295981 gene encoding serine carboxypeptidase-like 17, with protein sequence MTKIFLHLLLLVAFSANAALGGQIVKALPGYDGELPFKLETGYISVADAEMFYYFIESEGNPKEDPLLLWYSGGPGCSAFNGLIFENGPLQFNITEYEGGVPQLEYYPYSWTKTASILFVDAPVGTGFSYSTTASGWYTSDTQAGWQTYKFLRKWLIQHPQYLKVQLFIGVDSYSGISGSLLVHHIVNENEAGAVPRLNLKGYILGCPRIDADINDNSKIIFSHRIGLINDELYETLKESCNASYTDIDESTSSPECYEAYEIYSRLIKDINKNDILEPKCVWASPKSSGELSYRSLEENPDNFILSPPKIPEFWCHNFIHAMSYWWANDQSVQEALGVRLGTVGDWVRCNKSLQYTKDVDSVLDVHKNLSTKGLQVLVYNGDHDLTIPSTGTQQWVKVLDLTIVNDWRPWLVDGQIAGYTIKYSEHGYRLTYASIKGAGHPPQANKRRECYEMFRSQIMQVFNWGIWDHSVDADADADGHGSTA encoded by the exons ATGACCAAGATTTTCTTGCATTTGCTGCTTCTTGTGGCCTTCTCGGCCAATGCAGCTTTGGGAGGCCAGATCGTCAAGGCTCTTCCCGGTTATGATGGTGAACTTCCCTTTAAGCTTGAGACTGG GTACATCTCTGTTGCGGATGCGGAGATGTTCTACTACTTCATTGAATCGGAGGGAAACCCTAAAGAAGACCCTCTTTTGCTCTGGTACAGTGGAGGCCCTGGTTGCTCTGCTTTTAATGGcctcatttttgaaaatg gtcCGTTACAATTCAACATCACTGAATATGAAGGAGGTGTGCCACAGCTGGAGTACTATCCATACTCTTGGACAAAG ACAGCAAGCATTTTGTTCGTTGATGCACCAGTCGGTACTGGCTTCTCTTATTCCACAACTGCCTCTGGTTGGTACACCTCAGACACACAAGCTGGCTGGCAAACCTATAAGTTCTTGAGAAAA TGGCTGATTCAACACCCACAGTATTTGAAAGTCCAATTATTTATTGGCGTTGATTCTTATTCCGGCATTTCTGGCAGTCTCCTAGTCCATCATATTGTAAATG AAAATGAAGCTGGTGCTGTCCCGCGCTTGAATCTCAAG GGTTACATTCTTGGATGCCCACGAATTGATGCAGACATTAACGACAACtccaaaattatattttctcatCGGATTGGCCTTATAAATGATGAGCTCTATGAG ACGTTGAAGGAGAGTTGCAATGCTAGTTACACTGACATCGATGAAAGCACATCCTCCCCTGAATGCTATGAGGCATATGAAATTTATTCTCGG CTTATCAAAGACATAAACAAAAACGACATTTTGGAGCCTAAATGCGTCTGGGCATCCCCTAAATCCAGTGGAGAGCTCAGTTATAGATCTCTCGAAGAGAACCCCGATAACTTCATTCTCTCGCCTCCCAAGATCCCTGAATTTTGGTGCCAC AACTTCATCCATGCCATGTCCTACTGGTGGGCAAACGATCAAAGTGTTCAGGAAGCTCTTGGCGTGCGGCTG GGAACAGTTGGTGACTGGGTTAGATGCAACAAGTCACTGCAGTACACAAAGGATGTGGACAGTGTCCTCGATGTTCACAAGAACCTTAGCACCAAAGGGTTGCAAGTTCTCGTATACAA TGGTGATCACGACCTCACCATCCCAAGCACCGGAACGCAACAGTGGGTCAAGGTGCTTGACCTGACGATTGTGAATGATTGGCGACCATGGCTTGTCGATGGCCAGATTGCCGG TTATACCATCAAGTATTCGGAACACGGTTACAGACTGACCTATGCCAGTATCAAG GGGGCTGGTCATCCGCCTCAAGCGAACAAGCGACGAGAGTGTTACGAGATGTTTCGAAG TCAAATAATGCAAGTTTTCAATTGGGGAATTTGGGATCACAGTGTTGATGCAGATGCCGATGCCGATGGTCATGGATCGACGGCCTGA
- the LOC104453070 gene encoding xylose isomerase — protein sequence MKRMELGKILFVLLCASLAIAGVVAAPPTCPANDLGGECGDADDWKGEFFPGIPNIKYEGPSSKNPLAYKWYNAEEEILGKKMKDWLRFSVAFWHTFRGTGGDPFGSATKFWPWEDGTNSLAMAKRRMRANFEFLKKLGVDRWCFHDRDIAPDGKTLEESNANLDEVVALAKELQGTEIRPLWGTAQLFVHPRYMHGGATSPEVEVYAYAAAQVKKAIEVTHYLGGENYVFWGGREGYQTLLNTDMGRELDHMARFLEAAVAYKKKIGFNGTLLLEPKPQEPTKHQYDWDVATTASFLRKYGLLGEFKINVECNHATLSGHSCHHELETARLNGLFGNLDANTGDPQIGWDTDQFLTDIGEATLVMLSVVRNGGLAPGGINFDAKLRRESTDVEDLFIAHIGGMDTLARGLRNVAKLIEDGSLDELVRKRYESFDTEFGAQIEAGKVDFETLEKKAMEWGEPKVPSAKQELAEMIFQSAL from the exons ATGAAAAGAATGGAGTTGGGGaagattttgtttgttcttCTCTGTGCTAGTCTGGCTATAGCTGGAGTG GTTGCCGCTCCGCCGACATGCCCTGCCAATGACCTTGGCGGTGAATGTGGTGATGCTGATGATTGGAAAGGAGAATTTTTCCCGGGCATTCCTAACATTAAGTATGAG GGTCCTTCAAGCAAGAACCCACTGGCATATAAGTGGTATAACGCTGAAGAGGAGATACTAGGCAAGAAAATGAAG GATTGGCTTAGATTTAGCGTTGCCTTTTGGCACACATTCAGGGGAACAGGAGGTGACCCATTTGGTTCTGCCACGAAGTTTTGGCCCTGGGAGGATGGCACAAATTCTTTAGCTATGGCCAAAAGGAGAA TGAGGGCCAACTTTGAGTTCTTGAAGAAACTTGGAGTTGATCGATGGTGCTTCCATGACAGGGATATAGCTCCTGATGGCAAGACATTGGAG GAATCTAATGCGAACTTGGATGAAGTAGTGGCCCTTGCGAAGGAGCTGCAG GGAACTGAAATCCGTCCTTTGTGGGGTACAGCTCAATTGTTTGTGCATCCCCGATACATGCATGGAGGTGCCACCAG CCCTGAAGTTGAGGTATATGCATATGCTGCTGCTCAAGTCAAGAAAGCCATTGAG GTCACTCACTATTTAGGAGGAGAAAACTATGTCTTCTGGGGTGGTCGTGAAGGATATCAAACTTTATTGAATACTGACATGGGACGAGAGCTGGATCACATG GCAAGGTTCCTTGAAGCAGCTGTTGCCTATAAGAAGAAGATTGGATTCAACG GGACTTTATTGCTTGAACCTAAGCCTCAAGAGCCAACAAAGCATCA GTATGACTGGGATGTTGCTACAACTGCCAGTTTTCTGCGAAAGTATGGCCTTTTAG GAGAATTTAAAATTAATGTTGAGTGTAACCATGCAACTTTATCCGGGCACAG TTGTCATCACGAGCTAGAAACTGCTAGACTTAATGGTCTATTTGGAAACTTAGATGCCAACACTGGCGATCCACAGATTG GATGGGACACCGATCAGTTCCTCACTGATATTGGAGAGGCGACTTTGGTCATGCTCAGTGTGGTCAGAAAT GGAGGATTGGCACCAGGGGGCATCAATTTTGATGCCAAACT ACGAAGAGAAAGCACAGACGTTGAAGACTTGTTCATCGCTCATATTGGCGGAATGGACACCTTGGCTCGTGGGCTCCGAAATGTTGCCAAGCTGATTGAG GATGGTTCTCTGGACGAACTTGTCAGGAAGCGATATGAGAGCTTTGATACCGAATTCGGGGCACAAATTGAG GCTGGTAAGGTGGATTTTGAAACACTTGAAAAGAAGGCTATGGAATGGGGTGAGCCCAAGGTTCCATCAGCCAAGCAG GAACTTGCGGAGATGATTTTCCAGTCTGCATTGTAA